Proteins found in one Elephas maximus indicus isolate mEleMax1 chromosome 11, mEleMax1 primary haplotype, whole genome shotgun sequence genomic segment:
- the LOC126086062 gene encoding zinc finger protein 577-like isoform X2, with protein sequence MFSLFFFLEEIWAIDQMQWQPENQNELKSLGKCEQSYALGNNYDLSKNVVPIKQQQNTLDSRCRSLIPPLDFVIWSRRDAEKDSDEFSRYKKSSVHMKYGSTFPGIKHRGCIKPSSTKPQPNNHPKTYTGEKPHECSECGKVFSRNAQLIRHQRTERGEKPHKCNDCGKTFMRKIQLTEHQRVHTGEKPHECNECRKAFSRKSQLMVHQRTHTGEKPYVCSECGKAFIRKCRLNRHQRSHTGEKLYGCNECGKAFSQKAYLIAHQRLHTGERPYECSECKRTFFFKSDLTKHQRIHTGEKPYECTDCEKAFRSKSKLIQHQRTHTRERPYGCSECGKAFAHMSVLIKHKKTHSREKAINSLKVRKPSLGSHSSLYMSEFIQEQNPVNTVPVEMPSVGTQPLLNISELLGGRNAVIVEQTFSRSSALVNNQEFPQEINLVNAVNVTTPSVINYVFYVTDTV encoded by the coding sequence AtgttttcattattcttttttctAGAAGAAATATGGGCAATTGACCAAATGCAGTGGCaaccagaaaaccaaaatgaGCTTAAAAGTTTGGGAAAATGTGAGCAAAGTTATGCACTTGGAAATAATTATGACTTAAGCAAAAATGTAGTTCCTAtaaaacaacagcagaatacattgGACTCACGTTGTAGAAGTTTGATACCTCCCTTAGATTTTGTTATCTGGAGTAGAAGAGATGCAGAGAAGGATTCTGACGAGTTTAGTAGATACAAGAAGTCATCTGTCCACATGAAGTATGGTAGCACTTTTCCTGGAATTAAGCACCGTGGATGTATTAAACCCAGTAGCACCAAGCCACAGCCCAATAACCATCCAAAAACTTATACAGGAGAGAAACCACATgaatgcagtgaatgtgggaaagTATTCTCCAGGAACGCACAACTTATTAGACATCAGAGAACTGAAAGAGGAGAGAAACCCCACAAATGCAATGACTGTGGGAAAACATTCATGAGGAAGATTCAACTCACTGAACATCAGAGAGTGCATACAGGAGAGAAACCccatgaatgtaatgaatgtagGAAAGCCTTCTCCAGAAAGTCACAGCTCATGGTACATCAGAGAActcatacaggagagaaaccctatgtatgcagtgaatgtggaaaagccttcatcaggaagtgcCGGCTCAACAGACATCAGCGatctcatactggagagaaactctATGGATGCAAtgagtgtgggaaagccttttcCCAGAAGGCATACCTCATTGCACATCAGAGACTCCAcacaggagagaggccttatgaatgcagTGAATGTAAAAGAACCTTCTTTTTTAAATCAGACCTGACCAAGCATCAAAGAAttcatacaggagagaaaccttatgagtgTACTGATTGTGAAAAAGCCTTCAGAAGCAAATCAAAGCTCATTCAGCATCAGCGAACTCATACCAGAGAGAGACCATATGGATGCAGTGAATGTGGCAAAGCTTTTGCCCACATGTCAGTCCTTATTAAACATAAGAAAACTCATAGCAGAGAGAAAGCAATAAATTCACTGAAGGTGAGAAAACCTTCCTTAGGGAGTCATAGCTCTTTATACATGAGTGAATTCATACAAGAGCAAAACCCTGTGAATACAGTGCCTGTGGAAATGCCTTCTGTAGGAACTCAGCCCTTATTAAACATCAGTGAGCTCCTAGGGGGTAGAAATGCAGTGATTGTAGAACAGACTTTTTCAAGAAGTTCAGCCTTGGTAAATAATCAGGAATTTCCTCAGGAAATAAACCTTGTAAATGCAGTGAATGTGACAACACCTTCAGTAATAAATTATGTCTTTTATGTTACAGATACTgtatag